Sequence from the Bacillus thuringiensis genome:
AGAAAATTGCTAGTAATGGTCCTATTGCTGTTCGATTAGCAAAAGAAGCAATTTCAAACGGTATTCAAGTTGATTTACATACCGGATTACAAATGGAAAAACAAGCGTATGAAGGTGTAATCCATACGAAAGATAGATTAGAAGGATTACAAGCATTCAAGGAAAAACGCACACCAATGTATAAGGGGGAGTAAATATGTTAGACCAAAAACAACAATCGAATAAATTTGAAGAACGAGTTGAAACGATTAAGCAAGGCGGCGCACCAAAATATCATGAACAAAACAAAGCGAAAGGTAAACTATTCGTTCGAGATCGCTTAGCTCTTTTATTTGATAATGGTGAATATGTAGAAGATGCATTATTTGCAAATTGTGAACAAACAGGATTACCCGCTGATGGTGTTATAACGGCAACGGGTAAAATACATGGTCGTACGGCATGCGTGATGGCAAATGATTCAACTGTCAAAGCAGGATCATGGGGCGCACGTACAGTCGAAAAGATTTTGCGTATTCAAGAAACGGCAGAAAAATTACGTGTTCCGTTATTTTATTTAGTTGACTCTGCTGGAGCGCGTATTACTGATCAAGTTGAAATGTTCCCAGGGCGTCGCGGTGCAGGAAGAATCTTCTATAATCAAGTGAAATTGTCAGGTAAAGTTCCTCAAGTATGCTTGTTATTTGGACCTTCTGCAGCTGGTGGTGCTTATATTCCAGCCTTTTGTGACGTTGTAATGATGGTTGAAGGAAATGCATCTATGTATTTAGGATCTCCTCGTATGGCTGAGATGGTTATCGGTGAGAAGGTAACTTTAGAAGAGATGGGTGGAGCTCGTATGCATTGCTCTGTATCAGGATGCGGAGATGTTTTATGTAAGACCGAAGAAGATGCGATTACACAAGCAAGACAATACATTTCATATTTTCCTAACAACTACTTAGAAAAGACTCCATTGGTTACACCTCAAGAACCGAAACAATTCGATAAAACGTTAGAACAAATCATTCCAGAAAATCAAAATGCTCCTTTCAATATGAAAGATCTCATTAATAGAGTTATTGATGAAGGCTCTTTCTATGAAGTGAAAAAATTATTTGCTCAAGAACTAATTACAGGTTTAGCACGTATTGATGGTAAGCCAGTTGGTATTATTGCAAATCAACCGCGAATGAAAGGCGGCGTATTATTCCACGATTCAGCTGATAAAGCAGCGAAGTTTATTAATTTATGCGATGCATATCATATTCCATTATTATTCCTTGCAGATGTACCTGGATTTATGATTGGTACAAAAGTAGAGCGTGCTGGTATTATTCGCCACGGTGCAAAAATGATTTCTGCGATGAGTGAAGCAACTGTACCGAAAATTTCTATCGTTGTTCGTAAAGCATATGGTGCTGGTTTATATGCGATGGCAGGTCCAGCCTTTGAACCAGATTGCTGCCTAGCATTACCGACAGCTTCTATTGCGGTAATGGGTCCAGAAGCCGCGGTCAATGCTGTATATGCAAATAAGATTGCAGCTTTACCAGAAGAAGAGCGTGATAGCTTCATTGCTGAAAAACGCGAAGAGTATAAGAAAGATATTGATATTTACCATTTAGCATCAGAGATGGTCATTGATGGTATTGTTCATCCAAACAATTTAAGAGAAGAGTTAAAAGGACGATTCGAAATGTATATGAGTAAATATCAAGTATTTACGGATCGTAAACATCCTGTTTATCCAGTTTAGAAGCCCTATTTAGGGCTTTCTTGCTCAAAAAATCAAGGAGGGGAAAACATTGAAACAAGCAGTTTGGTTTCCAACAGAAGAGTATAAAGAAAAAACGCGTTTATATGGTTGGATGAAATCATTGGGCTATGAAGATTATGAAACGTTTTATAATAAGTCAATCGAAGAAACAGCTTGGTTTTGGGGAGAAGCTGAGAAAGCGGTTGGCTATCAATGGATGAAACCTTATACAGAAGTGCTAGATTTAGAAAATGGTACGCCGTTTGCACAGTGGTATAATGGCGGAACATGTAACGTTGTAGAATCAGTTTTATCACGCTGGCTTGCAGATGATGAAACAAGAACACAACCAGCGCTTCAATATGAGGGGGAAAATGGAACTTCAAAATCATTTACATATGAAGAACTGGATAGCTGGGTAAGTTGCGTTGCAAACGGATTAAAACATGCGGGTATTGAAAAAGGTGACCGTGTAACAATTTATATGCCGATGATTCCAGAAACAGTTGTTGCGATGCTAGCTGTTATGAAAATCGGAGCAATTATTTCACCAATATTCTCAGGATTTGCGTCTGATGCAGTCATGACACGTGTGCAAGCAGCAGGATCAAAGATGATCATTACTGCAGATGGTTTTTCACGCCGAGGGAAGATTGTTTCATTAAAAGATGAAGTAGATAAAGCTTGTGAGCATTGTCCAACTGTTGAAAAAGTCGTTATCGTGCGCCACGCAGGAAATGATTTTACACCGCATGATTATGATTTCTCATGGAGTACGTTAGAAAAAGAAAAGCCATTTGTACATGCTGAAGAAATGCATAGTGATGATCCATTAATGCTCATTTATACATCAGGTACAACTGGAAAACCGAAAGGGACCGTACACACTCATGCTGGATTTCCCTTAAAAGCAGCTTTTGATGCGGGGTTCGGAATGAATATCAAACAAGGTGACCGCGTATTATGGGTAACTGATATGGGATGGATGATGGGACCATTTTTATTATTCGGTTCTCTTATTAATGGGGCAACGATGGTTATGTATGAAGGTGTTCCGGACTTTCCAGAAGCAGATCGTTTATGGGAGACGGTTGATAAATATGAAATTACACATCTTGGTATATCACCAACATTAATTCGTGCGTTAATGGCAAAAGGTGATGAGTATGTTAATAAACATGCACTAAAGAGTTTAGAAGTATTCGCATCAACAGGTGAACCTTGGAATCCAGACCCTTGGATGTGGCTATTTGAAACAGTTGGAAAAAGTAATGTACCAATTTGTAACTATTCAGGCGGTACTGAAATTTCTGGTGGGATTTTCGGAAACGTCCTTATTAAACCAATTGCACCGATTAGCTTTAACGCTTCTTTACCAGGAATGGCAGCAGTTGTGCTCGATGATCAAGGGAATCCAATTCGTGATGAAGTTGGAGAATTATGTTTAGAGAAACCCTGGGTTGGTATGACGAAAAGCTTCTGGGAAGACGATGAGCGTTATGTGAACACATATTGGTCACGTTTTGAAAATAAATGGGTTCATGGCGACTGGGTGATTTATGATGGTGAGCAATATATTATTACAGGACGCTCAGATGATACGCTAAACATTGCCGGAAAACGTATTGGCCCCGCTGAATATGAATCTATTCTTGTGAAGCATAATGATGTCATAGAAGCTGCTGCGATTGGTGTACCAGATGATGTAAAAGGTGAAGTTTGTCATTGTTTTGTAGTATTAAGAGACAATGTAACATTCTCAGGAGAATTAAAGAAAGAATTAATGAGTTTAGTAAACTCTCATATTGGAAAAGCATTATGTCCAAAAGATATTCACGTTGTAGAAGATTTACCGAAAACACGTAATTCTAAAGTAATGCGACGCGTCATTAAAGCCGCTTATTTAGGAAAAGAATTAGGCGATTTATCGTCACTTGTGAATCCTGAGGTAGTTCCGTTTATTCAGGGGTTGCAGTCTAGTAAATTATAAAATTGGGAATGAGCTCTATTTAATTAGAGCTCATTTTTAATGTTTATAAATAAAGAAGAGAGAAGAAGTAAATTTGAAGTAGAAAAATTCTACGATTAGTGTTTAGTATGTTTGTTTTATAGTTTTTATCAAAATACGCTACTGTGACATACCTCTTCAATGGAGAGAAACTAATTTACAATAACAAGGTAATGACATAGCGTGACCGCTTATATGTCTGTTTAAATTTTTACATGTTAATATACAAAAAGCTGACTATATTCAGTCAGCTTTTTGTATATTACATTCTAGTATTTATCGGTTCTAAAAGACATTTTCTTTCCTTTAAGTTGACATTTAATATATTACCAATGTTTTCTTTTACAATGACAACAAATAAAGAAACATTTACTGCGACACTTATTTCGTTTAGAACGCCAATCATCATCACAATGGTGCTGTTCTTTAGATTTCCACCAATCATCATTACAATGATTTTCTTTAGAACGCCAATCATCATCACAATGATGATTTTCTTTAGAACTCCACCAATCATCACAACAATGCTTTTTCTTAGAACTCCAGCAATCATTTTTCCAGGACATTCTTTTATACCTCCCTCCAATAGGATTCATATTATTCTATGTTTTAATAAAAAAATGGCTTGTTTATTAACCTATTATTTTACCTTTATATGATAGAGTGCTTTCTACTTGATATAGAGTTCATACAAACTATGCTAATTTTCAAGAGATAGTAGAGAGAACTATTATTTATGATATTGTTCAATAAACACTTGTTGAAGAAAACGTTTTGATTATAAATAATATCTTATTTTCAAGTACGCATTTCTGAATGTATATTTCATAATAGCGAAGGAAAAACATACTATATTAGCGCAAACAAAGTCTATGTATATGTGAAGCGATGGAGAAATCTGGTGCACCTTTAAGGAGCGACTTATTTAAAAGAAAAAAATTTGTTTTAGAAAGTGGTGCTTAAACATTAAATGAAGTAGGACTAAATTCACGGCCTCTAATGAAACAAGCTTTTAATTAGGCGAGGTATGTTTTTATAGTTAATAATGAAAGAAAAGTTTAGTACAATCGTTTGTTTTTTTCTTTCTATGTGTTTGCCTCGTACCCTTTTAAGCTAGTGGACATACTTTACTAATAGAAAGGATTAGGGGGTGAGGTATTGGGTTCTCGATTTAATAATTGTAAAAAGAAGTGTACATGTAAACAGGATGATTGTTGGGAAGTATTCGAAGAGTGTAAAAAAGAACAGCATGAGAAATGTGATAATTCTTGTGTACAAGGAATTAGAGATGAACTTAAGAAATTAATTAATCGAACAGTTCAAATTAATACAGAGGGACGTACTTATGTAGGTACTGTTTCGTCTGTAAGTTGTGATGTAGTTAAGCTTGCAGCTATTCCTGGATCGGTTGGAGTAATTATTTCCATTTGCAAAATTGAAGCAATTTTCCCACCTGTTACAACGGTTACTGCTGAGTTTGACTTTAACGGTGTCGATGTAGCAAATAAAGCATAATTATGCTGTTTATTTGTAAAGCCATTCATATGAATGGCTTTATTTTAATTTTGTATAAAAGGAGAATATATTCTTTACGTAGAATTAAGGTTGAGGCTAGAAATAATGCTTTAAGAAAGGAGAATAGGAATGATTAGACTAGAGCCTTTTAAAAGAAAGGATTTTAAACAGTTAATGAACTGGATTCATTCTGAGGATTTTTTAATACAATGGTCAGGAAATGCATTTACATATCCTTTAAACGAACAGCAATTAGAACAATATATAGAAAGTACAAATACACTTGCATTCAAAGTAATAGATGAAGAGACTAAAGAAGTAATTGGTCATATTTCACTTGGACAAATTGATAATATAAATAAATCTGCAAGGATTGGAAAAGTGCTAGTTGGTAATACGAAAATGAGAGGACGTTCTATAGGAAAACATATGATGAAAGCAGTACTTCATATTGCATTTGATGAATTAAAACTACATAGAGTAACGCTTGGTGTTTATGATTTTAATACATTGGCTATTTCATGTTATGAAAAAATAGGATTTGTAAAAGAAGGTTTATTAAGAGAGTCAAAAAAAGTGGGAGAAACGTATTGGAATTTATGGGAAATGAGT
This genomic interval carries:
- a CDS encoding acyl-CoA carboxylase subunit beta encodes the protein MLDQKQQSNKFEERVETIKQGGAPKYHEQNKAKGKLFVRDRLALLFDNGEYVEDALFANCEQTGLPADGVITATGKIHGRTACVMANDSTVKAGSWGARTVEKILRIQETAEKLRVPLFYLVDSAGARITDQVEMFPGRRGAGRIFYNQVKLSGKVPQVCLLFGPSAAGGAYIPAFCDVVMMVEGNASMYLGSPRMAEMVIGEKVTLEEMGGARMHCSVSGCGDVLCKTEEDAITQARQYISYFPNNYLEKTPLVTPQEPKQFDKTLEQIIPENQNAPFNMKDLINRVIDEGSFYEVKKLFAQELITGLARIDGKPVGIIANQPRMKGGVLFHDSADKAAKFINLCDAYHIPLLFLADVPGFMIGTKVERAGIIRHGAKMISAMSEATVPKISIVVRKAYGAGLYAMAGPAFEPDCCLALPTASIAVMGPEAAVNAVYANKIAALPEEERDSFIAEKREEYKKDIDIYHLASEMVIDGIVHPNNLREELKGRFEMYMSKYQVFTDRKHPVYPV
- a CDS encoding AMP-binding protein, giving the protein MKQAVWFPTEEYKEKTRLYGWMKSLGYEDYETFYNKSIEETAWFWGEAEKAVGYQWMKPYTEVLDLENGTPFAQWYNGGTCNVVESVLSRWLADDETRTQPALQYEGENGTSKSFTYEELDSWVSCVANGLKHAGIEKGDRVTIYMPMIPETVVAMLAVMKIGAIISPIFSGFASDAVMTRVQAAGSKMIITADGFSRRGKIVSLKDEVDKACEHCPTVEKVVIVRHAGNDFTPHDYDFSWSTLEKEKPFVHAEEMHSDDPLMLIYTSGTTGKPKGTVHTHAGFPLKAAFDAGFGMNIKQGDRVLWVTDMGWMMGPFLLFGSLINGATMVMYEGVPDFPEADRLWETVDKYEITHLGISPTLIRALMAKGDEYVNKHALKSLEVFASTGEPWNPDPWMWLFETVGKSNVPICNYSGGTEISGGIFGNVLIKPIAPISFNASLPGMAAVVLDDQGNPIRDEVGELCLEKPWVGMTKSFWEDDERYVNTYWSRFENKWVHGDWVIYDGEQYIITGRSDDTLNIAGKRIGPAEYESILVKHNDVIEAAAIGVPDDVKGEVCHCFVVLRDNVTFSGELKKELMSLVNSHIGKALCPKDIHVVEDLPKTRNSKVMRRVIKAAYLGKELGDLSSLVNPEVVPFIQGLQSSKL
- a CDS encoding GNAT family N-acetyltransferase yields the protein MIRLEPFKRKDFKQLMNWIHSEDFLIQWSGNAFTYPLNEQQLEQYIESTNTLAFKVIDEETKEVIGHISLGQIDNINKSARIGKVLVGNTKMRGRSIGKHMMKAVLHIAFDELKLHRVTLGVYDFNTLAISCYEKIGFVKEGLLRESKKVGETYWNLWEMSMLEYEWSDKKY